In Henriciella litoralis, the genomic window CGGCGGTTCAGAGCTTGCGGCACATCTGCATGTCGCGCGCACAATCTGCCGCCGCGCGGAACGGGACGTCGCGCGCCTCGCCAGCATTGACGACGAAGCGGTCAGTGAGGCCGCGCTCAGCTACGTGAACCGCCTGTCGGACTGGCTGTTTGTCGCCGCCCGCGCCGCCAACGAGAATGGCAAGTCGGACATCAAATGGGTGCCCGGCGCCAATCGGTAGGAATTGAGATGTCGACTCCACCGCACAAACGTTTCCTTGGCAAATGGGTCCTCGACCCTGCGAGCTGCAAATACGAACAAGGCGAAGCTCCCGTCAGCGGGACCTACGTCATTTCGGAAAGCGGAGATGACCTCGCCTTTCAAATGAGCTGGACAGACAGATCAGGGCAGGACCACGACGCCCACTTCCAGGGCAAGCCTGACGGCATCGCCACCCCCTTCAATGCGCCCGGCCTGGCTGATAGTTTCTCTATCGACATGCCGACCCCATCCGAGCTCAACTCATCAGCCTCGCTGAACGGCGCACTCACCATGCGCGCAACGCGAACACTTATCGATGACGACACAATGCGGATTGTGCAGACCGTCTTTCTCCCCGATGGCACACAGCCGTCGAACCGATCAGTCTATTATCGCGATTGAATCAGATTGTCTGAGTAGCAGGCGCCCGCTCAGCTCGATGTCGGAGGCATCATGTCCCGATCGACAAAATTCGTATCCGCAAGCGCGGCGACATAGGACCTGCGCAGCTTCTTCAGGATTGGCGCCATCTGTTTCCACTCCTCCGACGTCAATGTCGAAGCAATACTGTTCAGATCAGGCGACACAGACGCATCACACTCCTGTTTGACCGCAACACCAAGCTCCGTAAGCTCAACATGTTTCGCCCGGCGGTCAGTCGTGGATGGCACAATTTTCACGAGCTGCTTGCGTTCGAGTTTACGCACGGTCGATGACATTGTTGGCTGAGACACGTGCATCAGATCTGCAATCTGCGTGATCTTCATGGGGCGCTCAGCAGATTGCATGACGAACAGCACAGCGTATTGCGCCACAGTCATCTCTCTCGGGAGAAGACCCGTCATCATGCAGGCGCCAAGATGAGATATCCGCCCGATCTCTATCAGCGCCGCATGGGCCACGGCATCGTGAAGAAACCAGGCTTTCTTAGTATCTCCATCTGCTGGCATGAATGGTGAACCTAACTCTTTAAGACAGTTTGATCTAAGGCAAAACAGATAGATCCAAGAGTAAATTTTGAAACATTCGCAATAAAGAAAACCAAATCCAGTTGGGTGACAACTTCGCCGCTGTACTTGGAATATACCCCTGGTTGTTCGCGTCAATCTTTGCGGCAATCGCGGCGGGGCGAAGAAGTTTCACACGCTTTTCAGGCTTGAGATTTGCGCGCCACGCGTGCATCTATCGCCGCATGACCGATACACCGCCAGACAGACTTAGCCTCGATCCGCGAAGCCCCTTCTATGACGAGGCCCTCATCGCGCGGGGCGTCGGCGTCCGCTACAAGGATCAGGAGCGGACAAACGTCGTTGAGTACTGTTTGTCCGAAGGCTGGATCAAGGTGGTCGCCGGAAAGGCGCTCGATCGGAAAGGCCAACCCTTGACGCTGACGCTGAAAGGCCCTGTCGAAGTCTGGTTCGAAGACGTCGAAAGCTAGGTTTTTCAAGGGGACTGGCGCGCTGGCGACAGCGACGAAATGACCTTTGACCCGCCGACACGCTTGATTGTTACAGGTTGCTTCTCTAGTTCATCATCAGTCTTCTGAATTGCAACTATGGGAGCTAGCCTATGAAGGTGCTCGTACCCGTCAAACGGGTCATTGATTACAACGTCAAAGTTCGCGTCAAATCTGACCAGAGCGGCGTTGATCTCGCTAACGTCAAGATGTCCATGAACCCGTTCGACGAAATCTCCGTCGAAGAAGCGGTGCGCCTGAAAGAAAAAGGCCCCGTTGAGGAAGTCATCGTCGTCTCCGTCGGGCCGCAACAGGCGCAGGAAACCCTCCGCACCGCGCTCGCCATGGGCGCTGACCGCGGCATCCTCGTCAAAACCGACGATACGGTTGAGCCTCTGGCGGTCGCCAAGATCCTCAAGGGCATTGTCGAGGCCGAAGGCCCCGATCTCGTCATCCTCGGCAAGCAAGCCATTGATGACGACTCCAACCAGACCGGTCAGATGCTGGCCGCGCTGCTTGACTGGCCACAGGCAACTTTCGCCTCCGAAGTCGTGCTGGAAGCTGGCAAAGCCACCGTCACGCGCGAAATCGATGGCGGTCTGCAAACGCTCTCGCTTCAGACGCCGGCAATTGTCACGACTGACCTTCGCCTCAACGAGCCACGCTATGCGTCGCTTCCAAACATCATGAAGGCAAAGAAAAAGCCGATTGATGAGAAGGCCCCTGGCGATTTTGGCGTCGACACCACACCGCGCCTCAGCGTTGTGAAAGTGACCGAGCCACCGGTTCGCGAAGCTGGTGAAAAGGTCGAGGACGTCGCCACGCTCGTCTCCAAACTTAAATCGAAGGGAGCAATCTAATGGCTGTTCTCGTAATTGCTGACCACGACAACTCCACGCTGACCGACGCCACCCACAAGACGGTGACGGCTGCTGCCGCTTTCGGCGGTGACATCGACGTGATCGTCGCGGGCAAGGATGCAGGCGCTGTCGCAGACGCGGCCGCCAAGATCGACGGTGTCCGCAAGGTTCTGCTGGCTGAAGGCGATGCTTATGAAAAGCAACTCGCTGAAGCCATGGAAGCTCTGATCGTCCCGCTGATGGACGGCTATGACGCGCTCTTCTCGCCTGCCACCACGATGGGCAAGAACGTTACCCCACGCATCGCGGCCAAGCTCGACGTCATGCAGATCTCCGACATCACCGGCATTGAAGGCACCGACACGTTCGAGCGCCCGATCTATGCTGGTAATGCGATCATGACGGTCAAATCGTCCGACGCAAAGAAAGTCGTCACCGTTCGCGGCACGGCCTTTGATGCGGCTGGCGAAGGTGGCTCGGCTTCGGTTGAAAAGATCGACGCGCCAGCTGGCCCGTTCAAATCAGAGTTCGTCGAAGAGAAGATCGTCCAGTCGGACCGTCCAGAGCTCACCTCCGCCAAGACCATCGTGTCTGGTGGCCGTGCCCTCGGCTCGAAGGAAGAGTTTGACCGCCTGATGATCCCACTGGCTGACAAGCTCGGTGCTGGTATCGGTGCCTCGCGCGCCGCTGTCGACGCAGGCTATGCGCCGAACGACTATCAGGTCGGCCAGACCGGCAAGATCGTCGCACCAGAACTATACATCGCGATCGGTATCTCGGGCGCCATCCAGCACCTTGCTGGCATGAAGGACTCCAAGATCATCGTCGCGATCAACAAGGACGAAGAAGCGCCAATCTTCCAGGTCGCCGATTACGGCCTGGTCGCTGACCTCTTCAACGCTGTGCCTGAGCTAACCGAAGCTCTCTAGGCCAGCGCCAGATCGATAAAATCGAAAAGCCCCGGGTCCATGGCCTGGGGCTTTTTTTAGTCCATGGCCTCCAGCTCACTCATGACATCCTGCATGAGCGGCCCGATCTCGGTGTTGAGCACCAGATGGGCATAAGGGTCGAGATCGGTCGGCTCGCGGTTGACGATCACCAGGCGCGCACCGGCCCGCACAGCCATGACCGGAATACCGGCCGCTGGATAAACGACGAGCGATGAGCCGAGCACGATACAGAGGTCGGAGGTCTCCGCCTCTGCCGTGGCGCGCTCCATCTTGTCTTCCGGCATCGGCTGGCCAAACGAGATCGTGGCGGTTTTCAACAAGCCCGCACAATTAACGCAAATGATCTCCTCATCAGCCTCCCAAGGCGCGCGAAGCTCCTCCAGCTCGTGTCGCATCCCGCAGTCGAGGCATTTGGCGTAGGACGCATTGCCGTGGAGTTCGATGACCTTGTCATCCGGCACACCGGATTCCTGGTGCAGATTGTCGACATTCTGCGTGACGACAGAGGTCACCTTTCCGCGCTTTACGAGATCCGCAATGGCGTAGTGGCCCGAATTCGGGGACGCGCCGACCCAGCCCGCCGAGCGATTGAACACGCGCGCCCAGGCTTCACGGCGCTTGTCGCGTGAGGCAACGAAGTCCTGATAGTAAATCGGCTGCATCTTGCTCCAGACGCCGCCAGGGCTGCGGAAATCGGGAATACCGCTTTCCGTTGATATGCCGGCGCCGGTGAAGACGAGCACGCGGTCAGCATTATGAATGAGCCGCGCGAGTTTTTGTGCATCTGTCATGAGAGCAGCCTACACAAAGCCTAGAACAGCATCCAGATACCCATTGCGACCATCATAACATTTTCCGTAAGCGAAACAAAGCCGAGCGGCACGTTGGAATTGCCCCCAACGCACGCACATTTCAGCTCCCTCTTGTCGATATAGACCGCCTTGATGACAGACACCGCGCCAATACCACCGATAATGATCGCAATCGGGGAGGCCAGCCAGATCAGCACGCCGGAGATCATCAAGATGCCCGCCAGTGCCTCTGCGAAAGGATAGACGAACGCGTATCGCGTATAACGCTGCGCCAGAAGGTCATATCCCAGAAACTGGTTCTGGAAGGCGCCGAGATCCTGCAGCTTCTGGATCGCGAGAATACACATCGAAACGGCGATGAACCATTGCAGCGCCCGGGCCGTGAAGATCGTACCATAGGCGGCAAAACTCATGGCGAGCGCCATCAGGAAGGCCGTCGCGAAGATCGCGATGACCGGCTGGTAGCTGGTCTCGTCCTTCTTGTCGTCAGGAACCGATTTTCCAAAATAGCGCAGCAGATCGTCATGCCCGCCAATCCGCTGACCATTGATCCAGGTCTGCGGCGTGGTCTCGACGCCATGCCGGGCCTTAAAAGCGTCGGTTTCCTCACGTGTGGTGAGGTGATTGTCCTCAATCTCGAACCCTTCACGCTTCAGAAGATCGCGGGATTTCAGACCGAACGGACAGATATGTTTGTCCATCACCATCCGGTACAGCACCGCCTTGTTCGGGCCGCTGCGGTCAGCCGGAGAGCTCATCGCGTCGATACTTTGGGTGTGTTCATTTGAGTCCATCATACTTCAACAGGATTAAGGGACGGATGTTCCGACACGCAAGCATCCAGGCTCGCAAATGTAATTTAGCTGGGCTTTTGCACGGCTCGTAACTCGCAGAATTCCCGCTCCAACTTGTTGAAACGCTTCAATATACCTGTGCCCTGGACGCCACAAAGAAATGCTGGCGAGACTCTCAATCTGCTGACAGGGGTTGATCTTTGCCGCGCCGCACAATCACTCTGCAAAAATTACGTTTCGGACAGCATGTCGCCTGATCGGAGAGCGCTATGGGTAAAGTAAGCACAGTAGGCGTGGTCGGCGCCGGCCAGATGGGCAACGGGATCGCACATGTCTGCGCGCTCGCGGGCTATGACGTTCATCTCAATGACATTTCGGACGAGGCCCTCAGCAAGGGCATCCAGACCATCGAAGCGAACATGACGCGCCAGGTGGCCAGAAACCTTATCACACCTGATGAGATGTCCGCCGCCATAGCGCGCATCAAGCCCAACACGTCGCTCGGCGCGTTCAACAGTGTGGATCTGGCGATCGAGGCGGCGACCGAAAAACGCGAGATCAAGGAAAGCATTTTCAAGTCGGTGTGCGATGCCGTCCCGGCAAACGCCTTTCTCGCAACGAACACCTCCTCGATCTCGATTACGCGCCTCGCCGCAACGACCGATCGCCCTGAAAAGTTCATCGGCCTTCACTTCATGAACCCCGTGCCGCTGATGAAGCTGATGGAGGTCATCCGCGGCCTCGCGACAGATCAGCAGACCTATGAAATGGCGCTCGGCTTTGCAGACCGTCTTGGCAAGACAACGACCAATGCCGAAGACTATCCAGCCTTCATCGTGAACCGCGTTCTGGTCCCGATGATCAACGAGGCCGTCTATGCGCTTTATGAAGGTGTCGGCACGGTCGAAAGCATCGATACCGCGATGAAGCTCGGCGCGAACCATCCGATGGGGCCGCTGGAGCTGGCGGACTTCATTGGCCTCGATACCTGCCTCTCCATCATGCAGGTTCTGCATGACGGACTCGCCGATACCAAATACCGCCCTTGCCCGCTTCTTGTGAAATATGTCGAAGCCGGTTGGGTCGGCCGCAAGGCCAAGCGCGGCTTCTACGACTATCGCGGCGACGCGCCCGTCCCGACGCGCTAGGCTATATTTCGACTGTCCTGATCAGTTCGATCACTGCCAGAATAACCGTATTCACCGCAACGGCGGCGAGGATCATGCCCATGATCCGGCTGACCAATGCGGCGCCCGTCATCCGAATGACCTTGAGGATCGGCGTTGCCGCCAGCATCAGGATCAGGGCGGCGAACATCACCAGCAGCATGATCCCTGCCGTCACGGCCTGCTGCTCAATGCTGAACCGATTATTGTCCGTCAGCACGACGATGGCGAGAATGGCGCCGGGCGATGCGAGCGACGGCATGGCCAGAGGAAAGATCGCAACAGAGCCTTCTGCCTTTGTGCGCGTATAGCCTTCCGCTTCGGTCTCGGGTTTGGAATCGCCAAAGATCATCGTCAGCGCGAACAATAAAAGCACGATACCGCCAGCGATCTGAAACGCGGGCAGGCTGATCCCGAGCGCATTGATCAGGAATTGCCCCCCGATCAGAAACAAGAGCAGCACCAGGGTCGCCGCGACCGTCGCCTGTATCGCAATTTTCCATCGTTTCTCGGTAGCGACCGACGCGGTCACCGCAATAAACACCGGAATTGTGCCAATGGGGTCGATGACGACCCAGAGAAGTATGAATTGCTCAAGCAGATTATGGCTCATCCGGAGGGGTGCGCCCTTTGTCGATTTAATTGTGGCAGAGACCGGTCACATCGGCGCGCAGCGGCAATTTACAAGCATCGCGCGCTGCGAAACCTGTATATGCCACTGCTATGCCAGCGCGCTGAGACCTTTGCGCAACACATCCGGCTGGAGCGCCTCGATTTCTGCGTCGATGGCCGCGTGCTCACTTTTCCAGATGGGCACGGCTTGCAGGAGAAGCTCATGGCCAGCATCCGTCAGCTTCAACAGCCGGCTTCGTTTATCGGCCGGGTTCTGGATAATTTTGACGAGCCCGCGCCGCACGAGCGGCTTCAGATTTGCGGTCAGCGTGGTGCGATCCATGGCCAGAAGTTCGGCCACCGGTCCGAGCGGCGGCGGCGCGGGCCGGTTCAGCGCCATCAACAGTGAATACTGGCCACTCGTGATCCCCAGATGCCGAAACGCCTCATCAAATCGGCGCGCCAGCGCACGCGCCGCCCGCTGCGCTGCGAGGCACAGGCAATGATCCCTCACATGGATCGTCGTTTCGTATGGAATCTGATTCGCCATTGACTCTGTCATTTATGTTGATATCAACCTTTCCAGTCAAGAACAGCCAGCAGAGCCGCCCGTGCCCATCAAACCGAATTCCGATATCGAACTCTTCGTCTTCGACTGGGTGCCGGAAATGGCGCGCGGCTATGTCCGCGACCTTCGGCCCCGCTGGGCGATGGAAGAAGCTGGCATTGCCTACCGGACCACAGCTGTGAGCGTGGGCGCGAAGGGCGACTACCTATCCTTGCAGCCTTTCGGCCAGGTTCCGGCGATGAAGGAAGGCGAACTCCGCATCTTCGAGACCGGCGCCATGCTGCTACATCTTGGGCGCAAGAGCGAAATTCTGATGCCGACCGATGCGCAAGGCTGCGCCTCGACCGAAAGCTGGCTCTTCGCCGCCTTGAACAGCGTAGAGCCGCACGCTTTCGAACTTTTTTTCGTGCATGTCATGGAAGCCGATCAGGAGTGGGCGAAACTTCGCAGGCCAAGTCTCCACGATATGGTGAAGCGACGCTTGGCCCCGCTCGCTGACGCGCTCGGGCAGAAAGACTATTTCGTTGGCCCGTTCACTGTCGCCGACATCGCCATGGCGACCGTCCTTCGGGAAATTAACGGCCATATTCCACTGACAGAATTTCCGGTGCTCGACGCCTATCTCAAACGCTGCCTCGCCCGCCCCGCCTTCAAACGCGCGCTTGACGCGCAGTATGCCGACTTCACCGGCGAAGCCCCCGCCCAATTCGCCACGGCCTGACCGCCCAGCTTGACCGCAAGATAAGGACTGCCCCCATGAGCTATATCGAAGGCTTCATCCTTGCCGTGCCGGAGGAGAACAAGCAGGCTTTCATCGACCATGCGAGCGCCGCTTTCCCGCTCTTTGAGGAATTCGGCGTGACGCGCCATGTCGAATGCTGGGAAGATCAGGTTGAGGACGGAAAGGTCACCGACATGCGCCGCGCCGTCAAAGCCAAACCGGGCGAAAAAATCGTCTTCTCCTGGCTGGAATATCCTTCCAAAGCCGTTCGCGATAGCGCGTTCGAGAAGATGATGAGCGATCCTAGAATGGAAAATATGCCTGCCATGCCGTTCGACGGCCAGCGCATGGTATATGGCGGCTTTGAAGCCATTTCGGACATCGGCGCCGGTCAAAAGGATTGCTACGTAAGTGGCTCTGTCTTTGCCGTGCCGACTGCCAACAAGGCCGAATTCACAGCGTTCGCGAAGAAGATGGCGGCGATATTCAAAGAGTACGGCGCTGTTCGCCTGATGGATGCATGGGGCACCGATGTGCCTAGGGGCAAGGTGACCGACTTTCAGGGCGCCGTGCAGGCAAAGGATGACGAAACGGTCTCGTTCGGCTGGGTCGAGTGGCCATCGAAAGCCGCCAATGATGAGGCCTGGCCTAAAATCATGGCTGATCCGCGCATGGCCGAAATCACGATGCCGGCAGATGGAAGCCGCATGATCTTTGGCGGGTTCACACCGGTTGTGAATCTCTTCTCAAAGACAAATGCTAAAACCTAGCTCCGCCAGCGCAGCGTCACCGGCTTGATCGGGTTTTCAAATGGGCGGTCTTCGGTTCTGGCGCCCGCCCATTCCTTTTTCAGCGTGCGGTACCATTTGGCCTGAACGTCGATATCGTCGATCCAGATCATCGCCTTCTGATACTTCATGCCCTCATTCTGCAAATCGACAATATCGCCGTCCTGACGAAGGAATTTGCGCGCGGCCGGCTTGAAAATCGGGATCGCCAGATTGAGCAGCGGCGCCCCGGTAAACCAGGTCACCTGCGTGATCTTGGTCTTCTTCTTGTAGACCGGCGTCAGGCAGGTCAGCGTCAGCAGCCGCGCCTTCTCATTCTCGACAATTTCCCAGCGATAGCCGGGCAGCTGGAAGATGATCTCGGTCGTCACCTTGCCGCCGAAGACGGCCTTATAGGCGAGCGAATTGGAGGATGGCTGATGCCGATCGATGGCCCAGCCCCGGTCACGCGGGACAAATGGCTTTTCTTTCAGCTTCAGGCCCACGCTTGGTGGGCGCCACCACCATTGCGAATGCACGAAGGCGACGTGCGCCGGGTCCATCAGCCCGACCACTGCATCATCCATATGCGCGTTGAACGCTTCTTCGATCACAAATTTCGGCTTGTCCGGCAGCGCGCCAAAGTCTGGGGGCGGCACATCCGGCTCGCCATCGAATTTCGGATCATGCGCGATGAAGACGAAGATCAGCCCGTTCTTCTCGGCCACCGGATAGCGGCGAACCTTGAAGCGGCTCGCCTCATAAGGCTGCTCATCCAGAACAGACGGCATATGCCGACAGACGCCATCGGTCCCGAAGCGCCACCCATGATAAGGGCACTCCACCGTCGGCTCACCATTGGTGTCGACCTGTTTGCCCGCCGATAGCGGCACCAAACGGTGCGGACACACATCGCGCAGCGCAAACGCCTCGCCAGCCTCTGTGCGCCCCACCACAATCGGCTGATCCAGCATGATGACATGCTTCAACCCGCCGGGTTTCAGCTCTTTCGACGTGCACGCCAGATACCAGCTATCGGTCAGCCAGCCTTCCGGCGTGATGCCGGGCTGGGTTTCGACAGTCTTGTCTATGAGGGTCTGCGTGTCGGCCATGAAATGCTTCTATACCTCAAGACAGGTTACACAAAGCCTGCAAACACCCGTATTGACAGCAAGTCCTCGCGCTACTGCGGCCGCGACAGCCCCCACCTCAATCCGGCAAGCACGAACGACAGCAAGAGAGCGGGAGGCAGTACGAGCCAGATGATTATGCGCAGCGCATGTCCAACCATTTCGCGGTCAACAATACTGAAAATGTAGTAATGAAGCGTCGTCATGAGAGCGACCGCATACGCCAGCACAAGGGCGCTGACGACTGCAGTTGACCAAAAGCTTCCCGCGAATCCACCACGTCTCTTGTCAATCAACGGCACCACTGCGGCGACGACGTACAGCGACATCAACATGATACCACCGGACCAGCTCGGGACCAGCAGATGAACCCCTATCAGGCCAATGGTGTAAGCCGTAACAAACTTGGCGATTGATTTCATTTTCGCGTCCAGATCATCAGTCTTCCTGATAGATGCGTGAATAATCTTCGAACGGGGTGTCTTCCAACGCATCAGAGATAACAGATTTTGCCTGATCGACGTCGACCACGAAACAGATCGCTTCCATTGTGCCTGATCCGATACTGCCGCCGTCGCAGTAGCCAAGCCCCGTCCAGCCAAGCGTTTCGTTGAGCAAATCTTCCAGCTCATGACGCTTCTCAACATCGTCTTCAGTACCGTCGCCATCAATAGCGTACTCGACGAGCAGCACCGAATGGTCCGAGACGTCCAACTCGCCATATCCCGCCTGTCTCGGCACGGACAGCAGGCCGTCGACCTGCTTCTCCAGTGACCCGAAGAACTTCACGCGATGTGTGCGGGTCTGACCTTTCTCGCCGAGCTGGCCCCAATGCTCAACAAGGCGGCGGTTCTGCGGCTCGGCCCAAACCTCATGATAGGCAGAGACCGTGCCGTCTTGCTCGCGCTTGTAGAGTTTGAACATGGGACCGCAATCCGCTTTCTGGCCCAGGGCCGCGCCTGCCCAACAAATACGCACATAGCCGCTTTCCGCAAGCCTTCGCGACCGCTATATGGCGGCCATGACACCTCGTGACAAAATCCGCAATTTTTCCATCGTGGCGCATATCGACCACGGCAAGTCCACGCTCGCTGACCGGCTGATTCAGTTCACCGGCGGGCTGACAGACCGTGAGATGCGCGAACAAGTCCTCGATTCCATGGATATCGAGCAGGAACGCGGCATTACGATCAAGGCGCAGACCGTGCGCCTCAACTACACCGCCAAGGATGGCGAGACCTATGTCCTGAACCTGATGGACACGCCCGGCCATGTCGACTTCTCCTATGAAGTCAGCCGCTGTCTCGCTGCCTGCGAAGGCTCCCTGCTGGTCGTTGACGCCTCTCAGGGCGTTGAGGCGCAGACCCTCGCCAACGTCTATCAGGCGATCGATCAGAACCATGAGATCGTCCCCGTCCTCAACAAGATTGACCTGCCCGCCGCCGAGCCGGACCGCGTGAAAGAGCAGATCGAGGACATTATCGGCCTCGACGCCTCCGACGCGATCATGACGTCGGCGAAGAACAATATCGGCATTGAGGACGTCCTCGAAGCCATCGTCACCCGCCTTCCCGCGCCCCAGACCGGCGACGCGACCAAGCCGCTCAAGGCTTCGCTGATCGACGCCTATTACGACCCCTATCTCGGCGTCGTGGTTATCGTCCGCATCGTCGACGGCGTGCTGAAGAAGAAACAGAAAATCCGCATGATGCGCACCAAGTCGACCTATGATGTCGACAAGGTCGGCATTTTCGGCCCCAAACCAACCGACGTTGATGAACTTGGGCCGGGCGAAGTTGGCTTCCTCGTCGCCTCGATCAAGGAAGTTGGCGACACAGCGGTCGGCGACACGATCACCGATGAGCGCAACCAGACCGACGCCCCGCTTCCAGGCTATAAGGAAGTCGTGCCGATGGTCTTCTGCGGGCTTTTCCCCGTCGATGCAGGCGATTTTGACGATCTGCGCGCGGCGATGGGCAAGCTCCGCCTCAACGATGCGAGCTTTACCTGGGAGATGGAAACATCTGCCGCGCTCGGCATGGGCTTTCGCTGCGGCTTCCTTGGCCTCTTGCACCTCGAAATCATCCAGGAGCGCCTCAGCCGTGAGTTCGACCTCGACCTCATCGCAACCGCGCCCTCCGTGGTCTATGAGATGACGATGACCGACGGCTCGGAAACTGAGCTTCACAACCCGGCTGACATGCCGGACGTGGTCAAGATCTCCGAAATCCGCGAACCGTGGATCAGCTCGACCATCTATACGCCCGACGAATATCTCGGCGGCATCCTGAAACTCTGTCAGGACCGGCGCGGCATCCAGAAAGAGCTGTCCTATGTCGGCGGCCGGGCGATGGTGAAATACGAATTGCCGCTCAACGAAGTCGTGTTTGACTTCTATGACCGTCTGAAATCCATCTCGAAGGGCTATGCGAGCTTCGATTATGAGATCATCGGCCACCGCGCCGAAGACCTTGTGAAGATGTCGATCCTCGTCAATGACGAGCCGGTCGATGCCCTCGCCATGCTGGTCCACCGCGACCGCGCCGAAGGCCGGGGCCGTCAGATGTGTGAACGCCTGAAAGACCTCATCCCCCGCCAGATGTTCAAGATCCCGGTCCAGGCCGCGATCGGCGGACGCGTCATCGCCCGCGAAACCATCTCGGCCCTCCGCAAGGACGTGACCGCCAAATGCTATGGCGGCGACGCGACCCGCAAGAAGAAGCTGCTCGAAAAGCAGAAAGCCGGCAAACAGCGCATGCGCCAGTTCGGCAAGGTCGAAATCCCGCAGGAAGCCTTTGTCGCGGCGCTAAGGATGGACGGGGACTAGGCACGGGCGATGTGGCTTTTCTTAGGTGGCGTTTCCCTAATTGTTTTAAAGTGGATAACCGCATTCATTCTACGTCTAATTTTCGGTCGAATAGCAATGCAATACGTTGCCATTAAGCTGGGGCATCAGGCGCTAAGGCTTTGGAAAGACCACGATTGGAGCGGAAGCTGGGAAATTAGCTGGGTGGCTGTCACGGATGTAGGAAAATCTGAGAACGTTGGCCGAGGTGAAGTTTTCAAATTCTTTAATAGTGTCGCTATCGTTTCAACTCCGATAAGTGGGGAAACATCTGAAATATATAGATTTGTCGGGCGCTTAAGCCGAAATGGCACAATTCTTTCAGGGCATTGGACGGACCACAAGAGAAATAACAAAGGTTATCATGGCACCTTTCAGATCCGTCGATCAGAAAAGGGTCGTTCCGCAGTGGGTCAATGGCTTGGATTCTCTCAAAACGGAAACTTGATTAGAACTGGCGAACTCAAATGGCAGAAGCTTGACCCACAAGAAGAAGCTACTTGAAAAGTAAAAAAG contains:
- a CDS encoding MarR family winged helix-turn-helix transcriptional regulator; translated protein: MANQIPYETTIHVRDHCLCLAAQRAARALARRFDEAFRHLGITSGQYSLLMALNRPAPPPLGPVAELLAMDRTTLTANLKPLVRRGLVKIIQNPADKRSRLLKLTDAGHELLLQAVPIWKSEHAAIDAEIEALQPDVLRKGLSALA
- a CDS encoding MauE/DoxX family redox-associated membrane protein encodes the protein MSSPADRSGPNKAVLYRMVMDKHICPFGLKSRDLLKREGFEIEDNHLTTREETDAFKARHGVETTPQTWINGQRIGGHDDLLRYFGKSVPDDKKDETSYQPVIAIFATAFLMALAMSFAAYGTIFTARALQWFIAVSMCILAIQKLQDLGAFQNQFLGYDLLAQRYTRYAFVYPFAEALAGILMISGVLIWLASPIAIIIGGIGAVSVIKAVYIDKRELKCACVGGNSNVPLGFVSLTENVMMVAMGIWMLF
- a CDS encoding SIR2 family NAD-dependent protein deacylase, with product MTDAQKLARLIHNADRVLVFTGAGISTESGIPDFRSPGGVWSKMQPIYYQDFVASRDKRREAWARVFNRSAGWVGASPNSGHYAIADLVKRGKVTSVVTQNVDNLHQESGVPDDKVIELHGNASYAKCLDCGMRHELEELRAPWEADEEIICVNCAGLLKTATISFGQPMPEDKMERATAEAETSDLCIVLGSSLVVYPAAGIPVMAVRAGARLVIVNREPTDLDPYAHLVLNTEIGPLMQDVMSELEAMD
- a CDS encoding DUF3297 family protein — translated: MTDTPPDRLSLDPRSPFYDEALIARGVGVRYKDQERTNVVEYCLSEGWIKVVAGKALDRKGQPLTLTLKGPVEVWFEDVES
- a CDS encoding MarC family protein, producing MSHNLLEQFILLWVVIDPIGTIPVFIAVTASVATEKRWKIAIQATVAATLVLLLFLIGGQFLINALGISLPAFQIAGGIVLLLFALTMIFGDSKPETEAEGYTRTKAEGSVAIFPLAMPSLASPGAILAIVVLTDNNRFSIEQQAVTAGIMLLVMFAALILMLAATPILKVIRMTGAALVSRIMGMILAAVAVNTVILAVIELIRTVEI
- a CDS encoding electron transfer flavoprotein subunit alpha/FixB family protein, which codes for MAVLVIADHDNSTLTDATHKTVTAAAAFGGDIDVIVAGKDAGAVADAAAKIDGVRKVLLAEGDAYEKQLAEAMEALIVPLMDGYDALFSPATTMGKNVTPRIAAKLDVMQISDITGIEGTDTFERPIYAGNAIMTVKSSDAKKVVTVRGTAFDAAGEGGSASVEKIDAPAGPFKSEFVEEKIVQSDRPELTSAKTIVSGGRALGSKEEFDRLMIPLADKLGAGIGASRAAVDAGYAPNDYQVGQTGKIVAPELYIAIGISGAIQHLAGMKDSKIIVAINKDEEAPIFQVADYGLVADLFNAVPELTEAL
- a CDS encoding MarR family winged helix-turn-helix transcriptional regulator, translated to MPADGDTKKAWFLHDAVAHAALIEIGRISHLGACMMTGLLPREMTVAQYAVLFVMQSAERPMKITQIADLMHVSQPTMSSTVRKLERKQLVKIVPSTTDRRAKHVELTELGVAVKQECDASVSPDLNSIASTLTSEEWKQMAPILKKLRRSYVAALADTNFVDRDMMPPTSS
- a CDS encoding electron transfer flavoprotein subunit beta/FixA family protein, translating into MKVLVPVKRVIDYNVKVRVKSDQSGVDLANVKMSMNPFDEISVEEAVRLKEKGPVEEVIVVSVGPQQAQETLRTALAMGADRGILVKTDDTVEPLAVAKILKGIVEAEGPDLVILGKQAIDDDSNQTGQMLAALLDWPQATFASEVVLEAGKATVTREIDGGLQTLSLQTPAIVTTDLRLNEPRYASLPNIMKAKKKPIDEKAPGDFGVDTTPRLSVVKVTEPPVREAGEKVEDVATLVSKLKSKGAI
- a CDS encoding 3-hydroxybutyryl-CoA dehydrogenase is translated as MGKVSTVGVVGAGQMGNGIAHVCALAGYDVHLNDISDEALSKGIQTIEANMTRQVARNLITPDEMSAAIARIKPNTSLGAFNSVDLAIEAATEKREIKESIFKSVCDAVPANAFLATNTSSISITRLAATTDRPEKFIGLHFMNPVPLMKLMEVIRGLATDQQTYEMALGFADRLGKTTTNAEDYPAFIVNRVLVPMINEAVYALYEGVGTVESIDTAMKLGANHPMGPLELADFIGLDTCLSIMQVLHDGLADTKYRPCPLLVKYVEAGWVGRKAKRGFYDYRGDAPVPTR